Within the Bradyrhizobium ottawaense genome, the region GGTAGATACCTGGATCAACGTGCCTCAGTCGCGACAATGCCCGCGCTTGTTGTTTCGTCATACCCGGCTTGCTAGCGTGGCGGGCCGGGTTTAGTCGAACTGGTGCGGTCGTTTGCCGACCGTAGCGGGTATCATGCAGGGGCATGGGCGTTGCGTGTTCTCGCTTGGAGGCTATTTCCTGCCGCAGCGTCGCTGCTCGCGCTCGTGTCTCCGGCCGGTGCTCAAACCGTTGCGGCAGTGACGCCAGGCCAGCTTCCCGCGGTGACGGTTACGTCGCCCGACAATCCACCACCGAAGCGGACCAAACCGACACCACGTCCTGCACGGAGCGCGCGAAGTACCACTGCGGTCCAGCCGATCCCGCCCGCGGCACCGTCCGCCAGCGGTGTGACATCCGGCTCTGCCACGTCAGGACCGGGCAATCTCCAGCCCACGGCGGCCAGCGAGAAAATCATCAGTGGCGAGGAATTGAATGCGCGGCCGGCCGCGCGCGTCGGCGAGCTGCTGGAGGCGGTGCCGGGCCTGATCGTGACCCAGCATTCCGGCGAGGGCAAAGCCAACCAGTATTTTCTGCGCGGTTTCAATCTCGACCACGGCACGGACCTCGCCATTTCCGTTGACGGCATGCCGGTGAACATGCCGACCCATGGCCACGGACAGGGTTACGCCGATATCAACTTCCTGATCCCGGAGCTGGTGCAGTCGGTCAACGTGCGCAAAGGGCCGTACTTCGCCGACAAGAGCGATTTCGCGTCTGCCGGCGCGGTTGACATCGACTACGTCAGCAAGCTGCCGAACAACATCGCCGAACTGACCTTCGGAAGTTTCGGCTACCAGCGCGCGCTGGCAGCGGGATCGACCGCCGCAGGCAACGGTACGCTGCTCACAGCTTTCGAGGCCGACAAATATAACGGCCCGTGGGATGTGCCGGATAATGTGCGCAAGCTGAACGGGGTCCTGCGCTACAGCCAGGGTACCGCGACCGACGGATTCACGCTGTCGGCGATGGCTTACGCCAACGGCTGGAACGCGACCGATCAGGTGGCGCAGCGCGCGATCGACCAGGGCGTGATCGGCCGGCTCGGCTCGCTCGATCCGACCGATGGCGGCACGTCGAGCCGGTTCTCGCTGTCGAGCAACTGGGCGCAATCGAGTGCGTACGGCGAGACCAAGGTCAACGCCTATGTGATCCGCTCCTCGCTGCAGCTTTTCAACGACTTCACTTATTTCCTCGACGATCCCGTCAACGGCGATCAGTTCAGCCAGACCGACCGGCGCACCGTGTACGGGCTCGATGCCAGCCATGCCTTCGCGGTGCGCTTTGCCGGTATCGAAACCCAGACGCGCGTCGGCCTGCAGACCCGCGGCGATGACATTGACGTTGGCCTGTTCAAGACCATCGCCCGCGAGACGCTGTCGATCGTTCGCGAAGACAGTGTGAAGGAAGGCAATGTCGGCCTGTGGGCGGACACCACGGCGAGATGGACCGACTGGCTGCGCACCACGGTCGGTATCCGTGAAGATTATTTTGCCGGACGTGTCGTCAGCGATACGCCGCAGAACTCCGGAAACGCACAGGCGTCGATGACGAGCCCCAAGGCCGGGATCGTACTGGGGCCCTGGTACCGGACTGAATTCTACGGCAATGCCGGTTACGGCCTGCACTCCAACGATATCCGCGGCGCCACCATCACCGTCGATCCCAACGACAAGGTGACGCCGCTCGACCGCGTGCCGCTGCTGGTTCGCTCCAAGGGCGCCGAAATCGGGATCCGCACCAAGGTGATCGATGGCCTCACCAGCACGCTCGCCGTGTTCGTGCTCGATTTCGATTCCGAATTGCTGTTCGTCGGCGACGCCGGCACCACCGAGCCGAGCCGTCCCAGCCGCCGCCTCGGCGTCGAATGGACCAACCAGTACAAGATGCTGCCGTGGATGACGTTCGATTTCGATCTCGCCTATACGCGTGCCCGCTTCACCAATTTTGATCCCGTCGGTGATTTCATCCCGGGCGCGCCGGCTTGGGTGGCGAGTGGCGGCGTGACGTTCGGGGCTGATAGCGGCTGGTTCGGCGCGTTGCGCGGGCGCTATTTCGGTCCGCGTCCGCTGATCGAGGACGACAGCGTCCGCTCGCAGCCGTCGCTGATCTTCAATGCGCGCGCCGGCTACAAGTTCGACAACGGGCTGCGGATGCAGCTCGACGTGTTGAATCTCTTCAACGCCAAGACCAACGAGATCGAATATTATTATCTGTCGCGATTGCCGGGCGAGCCGATCGACGGCGTCGCCGATCGCCATGTGCATCCGGCGGAGCCGCTCGCGGTGCGGCTGACATTGGCGGCGAAGTTTTAAGCCGCCTCCGACACCTTGTCTTGCGGACCGGCGTGGTGTTCCGGCGGGTGGACCGGGACATCTTCGACGGCGGGGAACTGTTCCGGCACGGTCACGCGTTCGACCATCGCCGATTCAGCGGCGGCGGGGGTCACTTCCGCAGCCGGAAGCGGCGCCTCTTGGTCAACCTCTTCAGGAACAACTGGCGGCGATTCGACCGATGGAAACACTCCGAATTCGCCGGCTACCTCCGGGAGCGGCTTCTGCTTATCGGCCCAATGCAAGGCGGTGTAGTCGAAGCCGTGCACGATGGTGGGTTTGACGATTTCGAAATAGGGCGAGATATCGAAGTCGCGCGGCATGTAGAGCGAGGAATCGCGGATATGCAGGATCTCGCGCCGGGCCTTGCGGGAGGCGGCGCGGGTAATCTTGGGCAGGATCGGGTAGCGCACGGCGTCGAACGCCTGCGCGATCAGTGCCGAGCAGATGATCTTGGTCGGATCGCCGGAACCGAACGCGATCATGCGCCGCCGCCAGCGCTGCGGCACCGGCAGCGGGATCAGGTAGCGCATCAGGTCGACGATGTTCTTGGTGTCGTAGCCGAAGCCGATCCGGTTGATGGCGTAGCGGCACACCGTGGTGCGGTCCTCGTAGGACAGGCCGACCGGCCGGCAGAGGCGGGTGTGATAGGGATAATATTTCGACAGCGGCGCCGAGGTCACGCCCTCGCCGACATTGGCCTCGATCAGGACATGCGGCTCGCCGTCGGGCTCGGTCGCGCCGCCCACCGGGCCGACATAGAGTGCGGCATGCGACCAGGTCGATTGGGTGAGGTATTTGATGATGCCGGAAATCCGGTTGTTGCCTTCGACCAGCAGCACGTCGCCGGGCTCGATGATTCCGCGCAGATGTTCGGGGTCGCTGGGTGTGAACGGCTCATAGCCCGGGACTTCCTTCTGGAGGTACCTCGCAATCAACTGGCCGATAGTATCGAGCACTACGCCCATCAAACTCTCCCCAGCGCGGCTTGTTCGTCCGCCTTTTTTTGTTCCCTTAGCATGGTCTCAAGCCGTTTCAATTTAGTTCATGCGTGAAGCGGATCAATCATGATTGATTTACCATGAGTGTTGCTGCGCACCGTGAGATGCGGCACAGTTCGCTAGCTGTTCTCTTTTCCCTAGATTTCCTGCAAGACCCCGGAAACCATGCCATGACAATGACCCGCCGCGATTTCCTGTCGGCGTCCGCGGCACTGGCGGTGACCCCGGTGCTTGCCGGTCGTGCGGGAGCCGCGCCGTTGCCGCGCGAGGCCGACATCGTCGTGATCGGCGCCGGCGCGGCCGGTATTGCTGCGGCGCGGCGGATCATGGCGGCGAACCGCAAGGTGATCGTGGTAGAGGCGGCAAGCCAGATCGGCGGCCGCTGCCAGACCGATGTCACGAGCTTCGACGTGCCGTTCGACCGCGGCGCCCGCTGGATGCACAACCCCGACACCAATCCGATGATCAGGCTGGCGCGCTCGGCCGGGCTCGAGATCACGACCGCGCCGTCGGGCCAGAAGATCCGCGTCGGCCGCCGCAACGCCCGCCCCGGCGAGACCGAGGAATTTCTTGCGGCCCTGGTGCGCACCAATCGCGCCATCGATGAAGCCTCGCGCAAGAGCGACGTTTCCTGCGCGTCGGTACTGCCGAAGGATCTCGGCGACTGGGCCGGTACCGCGGAGTTCGTGCTCGGCGCCAATTTCGCGGGCAAGGATCTCAAGGATATCTCCGTCGCCGACAAGGCGCGGGCGCAGGACCGCAATACCGCGATCGGCTGCCGCCAGGGGCTCGGCACGCTGGTCGCCAAGCTCGGCGAGCAGGTGCCGCTGTCGCTGTCGACGCCGGCCAGCCGCATCGCGTGGGGCAGCCGCGACGTCACGGTGGAGACGCCGTCCGGCAAGATCGCCGCGCGCGCCGCCATCATCACGGTGTCGAGCAACGTGCTGGCGGCGGGCAATATCAAGTTCACCCCTGATATCCCCAAGCGCACGCTCGATGCCGCGACAAGACTGAGCCTCGGCAGCTATGACCGGATTGCGCTGCAGATGCCGGGCAATCCGCTCGGCCTTTCCCGCGACGACGTCATCATCGAACAAAGCAATTCGACCAGGACCGCGTTGATGTTCGCCAACATGGGCGGCTCGTCGCTCTGTTCGATCGACGTCGGCGGATCGTTCGGCCGCGATCTCTCCGCCCAGGGCGAGGCGGCGATGGTTGCGTTTGCGGTGGAGTGGCTCGGCAAGCTGTTCGGCAGCGAAGCCGCGGCGGCGGTGAAGAAATCGAGCGCGACGCGCTGGAATGCCGCGCCGTTCGCGCTTGGCGCGATGTCGGTCGCGGGACCCGGCGGCCAGGCGTCGCGAAAGGTCCTGACCGAGCCGGTCGGCTGCATGTATCTCGCCGGCGAGGCCACCCACGAA harbors:
- a CDS encoding TonB-dependent receptor domain-containing protein translates to MSPAGAQTVAAVTPGQLPAVTVTSPDNPPPKRTKPTPRPARSARSTTAVQPIPPAAPSASGVTSGSATSGPGNLQPTAASEKIISGEELNARPAARVGELLEAVPGLIVTQHSGEGKANQYFLRGFNLDHGTDLAISVDGMPVNMPTHGHGQGYADINFLIPELVQSVNVRKGPYFADKSDFASAGAVDIDYVSKLPNNIAELTFGSFGYQRALAAGSTAAGNGTLLTAFEADKYNGPWDVPDNVRKLNGVLRYSQGTATDGFTLSAMAYANGWNATDQVAQRAIDQGVIGRLGSLDPTDGGTSSRFSLSSNWAQSSAYGETKVNAYVIRSSLQLFNDFTYFLDDPVNGDQFSQTDRRTVYGLDASHAFAVRFAGIETQTRVGLQTRGDDIDVGLFKTIARETLSIVREDSVKEGNVGLWADTTARWTDWLRTTVGIREDYFAGRVVSDTPQNSGNAQASMTSPKAGIVLGPWYRTEFYGNAGYGLHSNDIRGATITVDPNDKVTPLDRVPLLVRSKGAEIGIRTKVIDGLTSTLAVFVLDFDSELLFVGDAGTTEPSRPSRRLGVEWTNQYKMLPWMTFDFDLAYTRARFTNFDPVGDFIPGAPAWVASGGVTFGADSGWFGALRGRYFGPRPLIEDDSVRSQPSLIFNARAGYKFDNGLRMQLDVLNLFNAKTNEIEYYYLSRLPGEPIDGVADRHVHPAEPLAVRLTLAAKF
- a CDS encoding YiiX/YebB-like N1pC/P60 family cysteine hydrolase, with product MGVVLDTIGQLIARYLQKEVPGYEPFTPSDPEHLRGIIEPGDVLLVEGNNRISGIIKYLTQSTWSHAALYVGPVGGATEPDGEPHVLIEANVGEGVTSAPLSKYYPYHTRLCRPVGLSYEDRTTVCRYAINRIGFGYDTKNIVDLMRYLIPLPVPQRWRRRMIAFGSGDPTKIICSALIAQAFDAVRYPILPKITRAASRKARREILHIRDSSLYMPRDFDISPYFEIVKPTIVHGFDYTALHWADKQKPLPEVAGEFGVFPSVESPPVVPEEVDQEAPLPAAEVTPAAAESAMVERVTVPEQFPAVEDVPVHPPEHHAGPQDKVSEAA
- a CDS encoding flavin monoamine oxidase family protein, which encodes MTMTRRDFLSASAALAVTPVLAGRAGAAPLPREADIVVIGAGAAGIAAARRIMAANRKVIVVEAASQIGGRCQTDVTSFDVPFDRGARWMHNPDTNPMIRLARSAGLEITTAPSGQKIRVGRRNARPGETEEFLAALVRTNRAIDEASRKSDVSCASVLPKDLGDWAGTAEFVLGANFAGKDLKDISVADKARAQDRNTAIGCRQGLGTLVAKLGEQVPLSLSTPASRIAWGSRDVTVETPSGKIAARAAIITVSSNVLAAGNIKFTPDIPKRTLDAATRLSLGSYDRIALQMPGNPLGLSRDDVIIEQSNSTRTALMFANMGGSSLCSIDVGGSFGRDLSAQGEAAMVAFAVEWLGKLFGSEAAAAVKKSSATRWNAAPFALGAMSVAGPGGQASRKVLTEPVGCMYLAGEATHETLWGTIDGAWESGERAAEAALRRIGALKDAEPAVPVRAPRPQRRAPARQATPFSPIH